One region of Parerythrobacter jejuensis genomic DNA includes:
- a CDS encoding YebC/PmpR family DNA-binding transcriptional regulator yields MAGHSKFKNIMHRKGAQDKKRSNLFSKLSREITVAAKMGTPDPDMNPRLRLAVNTAKAQSMPKDNIQRAIDKASAGDDENYEEVRYEGYGPGGSAIIVEALTDNRNRTATAVRTAFSKNGGNLGTEGSVAHGFERLGYIEYGAEAGDEEKVLEAALEAGAEDIQSSDDAHEIWTAAEDLHEVASSLETALGEAKEVKLAWKPNITVDLDEKGAGTLLKLIDTLDDDDDVQTVWGNYEISDEIMAKLDS; encoded by the coding sequence ATGGCAGGCCATTCCAAATTCAAGAATATCATGCACCGCAAGGGTGCGCAGGACAAGAAACGGTCCAATCTCTTCTCCAAGCTCAGCCGCGAGATTACCGTTGCGGCCAAGATGGGCACGCCCGATCCGGACATGAACCCGCGCCTGCGGCTGGCGGTCAACACCGCAAAGGCGCAGTCGATGCCCAAAGACAATATCCAGCGCGCAATCGACAAGGCGAGCGCAGGGGATGATGAGAACTACGAAGAAGTGCGCTACGAGGGGTACGGCCCGGGTGGATCGGCAATTATTGTCGAGGCCTTGACCGACAACCGCAACCGCACTGCCACCGCTGTGCGCACCGCATTCAGCAAGAATGGCGGCAATCTGGGCACCGAAGGTTCGGTTGCGCACGGGTTCGAACGGCTTGGCTATATCGAGTATGGCGCCGAAGCCGGCGACGAGGAAAAAGTCCTCGAAGCGGCGCTGGAGGCGGGTGCCGAAGACATCCAATCGTCTGACGATGCCCACGAAATCTGGACCGCTGCCGAGGATCTGCACGAAGTCGCCTCCAGTCTTGAGACAGCGCTGGGTGAGGCCAAGGAAGTCAAGCTGGCGTGGAAGCCCAACATTACGGTCGATCTCGACGAGAAGGGCGCTGGCACGCTGCTCAAACTGATCGATACGCTGGACGATGACGATGACGTCCAGACCGTTTGGGGCAATTACGAAATCTCCGACGAGATCATGGCCAAGCTCGACAGCTGA
- the ruvC gene encoding crossover junction endodeoxyribonuclease RuvC, with amino-acid sequence MLILGLDPSLSCTGWGVVRAVGARLIHIANGQVKTDAKAPIAERLHHLHDAIASVVATHQVDRAAAEEVFVNKNPQSTLKLAQARGVVLAACAASGLTVNEHAARKVKKAVVGTGAADKAQVQAMLKVLLPGAEVAGADAADALAVAIADAHLGRGM; translated from the coding sequence GTGCTGATCCTCGGCCTTGATCCCTCGCTCAGCTGCACCGGCTGGGGCGTGGTGCGGGCCGTGGGTGCACGCCTGATCCACATTGCCAACGGGCAGGTGAAAACCGATGCCAAGGCGCCGATTGCCGAGCGGCTGCATCACCTTCACGATGCAATTGCCTCTGTGGTTGCAACGCACCAGGTTGACCGCGCTGCGGCTGAGGAAGTTTTCGTCAACAAGAACCCGCAATCGACCTTGAAACTGGCGCAGGCGCGCGGGGTGGTTTTGGCCGCATGTGCCGCAAGCGGCCTGACGGTCAACGAGCACGCCGCGCGCAAGGTGAAGAAGGCCGTTGTGGGGACAGGGGCTGCCGACAAGGCGCAGGTGCAAGCGATGTTGAAAGTGCTGTTGCCCGGAGCAGAGGTCGCGGGCGCGGATGCTGCGGACGCATTGGCGGTGGCGATTGCTGACGCGCATCTCGGGCGGGGGATGTAG
- a CDS encoding DUF2312 domain-containing protein — protein sequence MAEATDDRLRLLIERIERLEEEKKGIADDIRDVYAEAKAVGYDPKIMRQVVRLRKMKPDDRSEMEMVLDTYKAALGLG from the coding sequence ATGGCTGAAGCCACCGACGACCGCCTGCGCCTGCTGATCGAGCGCATCGAACGCCTCGAGGAAGAAAAGAAGGGCATCGCCGACGATATTCGCGACGTCTATGCCGAGGCCAAGGCGGTCGGCTATGATCCGAAAATCATGCGGCAGGTGGTGCGCCTGCGCAAGATGAAGCCGGATGATCGCAGCGAAATGGAAATGGTCCTGGATACTTATAAGGCGGCGCTCGGGCTCGGTTGA
- a CDS encoding heavy metal-binding domain-containing protein: MAGPWKDARGVIVTTTPTIEGQPIQQYLGIVTGEVIVGANVFRDMFANIRDIVGGRSGSYERILADARNQAIEELQAETASRGGNAVVGIDLDYEVIGANGSMLMVSASGTAVKV, translated from the coding sequence ATGGCAGGTCCCTGGAAAGACGCGCGCGGCGTTATTGTAACGACCACACCCACCATCGAGGGGCAACCGATCCAGCAATATCTCGGCATCGTGACGGGCGAAGTGATTGTTGGTGCAAACGTGTTTCGCGACATGTTTGCCAATATTCGCGATATCGTTGGCGGGCGTTCGGGCAGCTATGAGCGCATCCTCGCCGATGCGCGCAACCAGGCGATCGAGGAATTGCAGGCCGAAACAGCCAGTCGCGGCGGCAATGCCGTGGTCGGGATTGATCTCGACTATGAAGTGATCGGTGCCAATGGCTCGATGCTGATGGTCAGCGCCAGCGGCACAGCGGTGAAGGTGTGA
- a CDS encoding DUF1244 domain-containing protein: protein MDTNSTQALDQLDDAVAAAAFRRLVRHLQHRHDAQNIALMALSGFCRNCLADWIRDAGYDGDKAAARELIHGMPMEEWKATRQTPATDAQIKAMEASLAKNKAI, encoded by the coding sequence ATGGATACGAATTCAACCCAAGCTCTCGACCAGCTCGATGATGCCGTCGCCGCTGCCGCATTCCGCCGGCTGGTCCGGCATTTGCAGCACCGCCATGATGCGCAGAATATCGCATTGATGGCGCTATCGGGCTTTTGCCGCAATTGCCTTGCCGACTGGATCCGCGACGCGGGCTACGATGGCGACAAGGCTGCCGCGCGCGAATTGATCCACGGCATGCCGATGGAGGAATGGAAAGCCACCCGTCAGACGCCGGCCACCGATGCGCAGATCAAGGCGATGGAAGCGAGCCTGGCAAAGAACAAGGCCATTTAG